A genome region from Bradyrhizobium sp. WSM1417 includes the following:
- a CDS encoding SCO family protein gives MNSTARPLVIAIAFAASLIFGLLIVFWAMGGVSKVAQPAAIGGPFQLTDQNGKAVTDKNLKGKPTLIFFGYTHCPDVCPTSLFEISEVLRAMGKDADKVNAVFISVDPERDTPAAMKDYLSSFDPHLEGLSGDPAEIAKVITSYRVYAKKVPTKDGDYTMDHTALIYLMDRDGRFVSPFNLKRTPEEAAVELKRYL, from the coding sequence ATGAACTCCACCGCCCGTCCGCTGGTGATCGCGATCGCCTTCGCCGCAAGCCTCATCTTCGGGCTGCTGATCGTATTCTGGGCCATGGGCGGGGTCAGCAAGGTGGCGCAGCCGGCGGCGATCGGCGGCCCGTTCCAGCTCACTGACCAGAACGGCAAGGCCGTCACCGACAAGAACCTCAAGGGCAAGCCGACCCTGATCTTCTTCGGCTACACCCATTGCCCCGACGTCTGCCCGACCTCGCTGTTCGAGATCTCGGAAGTGCTGCGCGCGATGGGCAAGGACGCCGATAAGGTCAATGCCGTCTTCATCTCGGTCGATCCCGAGCGCGATACGCCGGCGGCGATGAAGGATTATCTGTCGAGCTTCGACCCGCACCTCGAGGGCCTCAGCGGCGATCCTGCCGAGATCGCCAAGGTGATCACCTCCTACCGGGTCTACGCCAAGAAGGTCCCAACCAAGGACGGCGACTACACCATGGACCACACCGCGCTGATCTACCTGATGGACCGCGACGGCCGTTTCGTCTCGCCGTTCAACCTGAAGCGCACACCGGAAGAGGCCGCAGTGGAGTTGAAGCGGTATCTGTAG
- a CDS encoding transporter substrate-binding domain-containing protein has product MAPSQQAKSSKSARGLLTGLVVGVCLLAAAPRAQAQAPAKQPPTAPQASPQVAPQAAPQAVPGFWDPRRRPERPDLSRLTVIRFLTETDYPPFNYTGADGNPAGFNVDFARSLCEEIKVTCTVQMRRFETLVDALASNRGDAIIASMAVSPQLRARVDFTDPYYRVPARFASRKDAVMPEIRPEYLEGKKVGVIAGSAHEAYLKAMFTDAELHPYPNDDAMRAALRKGEVDFIFGDAIALAFWINGTDSGDCCAFSGGPFVESRFFGEGIGIAVRKGNDVLRQALNWAMFRVWEKGRYTDLWLRYFSVSPF; this is encoded by the coding sequence ATGGCTCCATCGCAACAGGCGAAATCGTCCAAATCCGCCCGTGGCTTGCTGACCGGGCTGGTCGTCGGCGTCTGCCTGCTCGCTGCTGCGCCGCGCGCGCAGGCGCAGGCGCCGGCCAAGCAGCCCCCAACGGCGCCGCAAGCCTCACCTCAGGTCGCGCCGCAAGCCGCCCCGCAGGCCGTACCGGGCTTCTGGGACCCGCGGCGGCGGCCGGAGCGGCCGGACCTGTCGCGCCTGACCGTGATCCGTTTCCTGACCGAGACGGATTATCCGCCGTTCAATTACACCGGCGCCGACGGCAATCCGGCCGGCTTCAACGTCGATTTCGCACGCAGCCTGTGTGAGGAGATCAAGGTCACCTGCACGGTGCAGATGCGCCGCTTCGAGACACTGGTCGATGCACTCGCCTCCAACCGGGGCGACGCCATCATCGCCTCGATGGCGGTGAGCCCGCAGCTCCGCGCCCGGGTCGACTTCACCGATCCCTATTACCGCGTGCCGGCGCGCTTTGCTTCGCGCAAGGACGCGGTAATGCCGGAGATCCGGCCCGAATATCTCGAAGGCAAGAAGGTCGGCGTGATCGCCGGCTCCGCGCATGAAGCCTATCTCAAGGCGATGTTCACAGACGCCGAGCTGCACCCCTATCCCAACGACGACGCCATGCGCGCCGCGCTTCGCAAGGGCGAGGTCGATTTCATCTTCGGCGACGCCATCGCGCTGGCGTTCTGGATCAACGGCACCGATTCCGGCGATTGCTGCGCCTTCTCCGGTGGTCCCTTCGTCGAAAGCCGCTTCTTCGGCGAAGGCATCGGCATCGCCGTGCGCAAGGGCAACGACGTGCTGCGCCAGGCCCTGAACTGGGCGATGTTCCGCGTCTGGGAAAAGGGCCGCTACACGGATTTGTGGCTGCGGTATTTCTCGGTGAGCCCGTTTTAG
- a CDS encoding lysine--tRNA ligase, with product MSVIDLAANPSDLRALAEQSNAWPFEQAKAIVARLKKSPKDEVLFETGYGPSGLPHIGTFGEVARTSMVRHAFHVLTENRIKTRLLAFSDDMDGFRKVPDNVPNKEMLAAHLGKPLTRVPDPFSNEYPSFGHHNNARLRAFLDHFGFDYEFASSTDYYTSGRFDATLLKMLAAYDKVMAIILPTLGPDRRATYSPFLPISKTTGVVLQVPMIRRDVAAGTVTYLDPDTNQEVETPVTGGNVKCQWKADWAMRWVALGVDYEMAGKDLIDSVKLSGAIARALGATPPEGFNYELFLDDKGQKISKSKGNGLTIDEWLRYASPESLSLFMYREPKAAKRLYFDVIPRNVDDYQQFIDGFAKQDAKQQLGNPVWHVHSGHPPKFDMPVTFQLLLTLVSSSNAENAETLWGFIGRYRPGVSPQTHPKLDAMVGYAINYYRDFVAPTKTFREPTETERAALQDLRDALSQLPQDASAEDIQNVVYEIGRREPFLDEVKKGKDGRPGVTLDWFNMLYQVLLGQEKGPRFGSFVAVYGVQNAVNMIDGALARSA from the coding sequence ATGTCCGTTATCGATCTTGCCGCGAACCCGAGCGATCTGCGTGCGCTCGCCGAACAATCCAACGCCTGGCCGTTCGAGCAGGCGAAGGCCATTGTCGCGCGGCTGAAGAAAAGCCCGAAGGACGAGGTGCTGTTCGAGACCGGCTACGGGCCATCAGGCCTGCCGCATATCGGCACCTTCGGCGAGGTCGCGCGCACCTCGATGGTGCGGCACGCCTTCCATGTGCTGACCGAGAACAGGATCAAGACGCGCCTGCTCGCGTTCTCCGACGACATGGACGGGTTTCGGAAAGTGCCCGACAACGTCCCCAACAAGGAGATGCTGGCCGCGCATCTCGGCAAGCCGCTGACCCGCGTGCCGGATCCGTTCTCCAACGAGTACCCGTCGTTCGGGCACCACAACAACGCGCGGCTGCGCGCCTTCCTCGATCATTTCGGCTTCGACTACGAATTCGCGAGCTCGACCGACTATTACACGTCCGGCCGTTTCGACGCGACGCTGCTCAAGATGCTGGCTGCCTACGACAAGGTGATGGCGATCATCCTGCCGACGCTCGGACCCGACCGCCGCGCGACCTATTCGCCGTTCCTCCCGATCAGCAAGACCACAGGCGTCGTACTCCAGGTGCCGATGATCCGCCGCGACGTTGCGGCCGGCACGGTGACCTATCTCGATCCTGATACCAACCAGGAAGTCGAGACCCCGGTCACCGGCGGCAACGTCAAGTGCCAATGGAAGGCCGATTGGGCGATGCGCTGGGTCGCGCTCGGCGTCGATTACGAGATGGCCGGCAAGGATTTGATCGACTCGGTCAAACTCTCCGGCGCGATCGCGAGGGCGCTTGGCGCCACGCCGCCCGAAGGCTTCAACTACGAGCTCTTCCTTGACGACAAGGGCCAGAAGATCTCGAAGTCGAAGGGCAACGGGCTGACCATCGACGAATGGCTGCGCTACGCCTCGCCGGAATCGCTGTCGCTGTTCATGTATCGCGAGCCGAAGGCGGCCAAGCGGCTGTATTTCGACGTCATCCCGCGCAACGTCGACGACTACCAGCAGTTCATCGACGGCTTTGCCAAGCAGGACGCCAAGCAGCAGCTCGGCAATCCGGTCTGGCATGTCCACAGCGGCCATCCGCCGAAGTTCGATATGCCCGTCACGTTCCAGCTCTTGCTGACGCTGGTGTCGTCGTCGAACGCGGAGAATGCCGAGACGTTGTGGGGTTTCATTGGCCGCTATCGACCCGGGGTGAGCCCGCAGACGCATCCCAAGCTCGATGCGATGGTCGGCTATGCCATCAATTATTATCGCGACTTCGTCGCGCCGACGAAGACATTCCGCGAGCCGACCGAGACGGAGCGCGCGGCGCTGCAGGATTTGCGGGATGCATTATCGCAGCTTCCGCAGGACGCCTCGGCCGAGGACATCCAGAACGTCGTCTACGAGATCGGCCGCCGCGAGCCGTTCCTCGACGAGGTCAAGAAGGGCAAGGACGGCCGTCCCGGCGTGACACTCGACTGGTTCAACATGCTCTACCAGGTGCTGCTCGGCCAGGAAAAGGGCCCGCGCTTCGGCTCCTTTGTCGCGGTGTATGGCGTGCAGAACGCGGTGAACATGATCGACGGCGCGCTGGCGCGGAGCGCGTGA
- a CDS encoding carbonic anhydrase → MNRRHALKALAGLALCPLCKPAFAAEGAHWSYEGAGAKWGDLDAANKACAVGLQQSPIDIEATVKSQLPALKLNWGKSTDTIVNNGHTIQLNFAEGSTLTLGDVKYKLLQVHFHRPSEHMIGGKNFPMEAHFVHRNEAGGLAVVGVLMAEGRPNPAFAKIVKTMPAAEGPAVKADTTIDPHAMLPTKLSYFRYPGSLTTPPCSEVVEWLLLTNPIQVSAIDVAAFAKLYPMNARPVQKDNRRYVLRSI, encoded by the coding sequence ATGAATCGCCGTCACGCATTGAAGGCCCTCGCGGGTCTTGCGCTTTGTCCGCTCTGCAAGCCGGCCTTCGCCGCCGAAGGTGCGCATTGGAGCTATGAAGGCGCCGGCGCAAAATGGGGCGATCTCGACGCGGCCAACAAGGCCTGCGCGGTCGGCCTGCAACAATCGCCGATCGACATCGAGGCGACGGTGAAATCGCAATTGCCTGCGCTGAAGCTGAACTGGGGCAAGAGCACCGACACCATCGTCAACAACGGGCATACGATCCAGCTCAACTTCGCCGAGGGCAGCACGCTCACGCTCGGCGACGTCAAATACAAGCTGCTCCAGGTGCATTTCCACCGGCCGAGCGAGCACATGATCGGCGGCAAGAATTTTCCGATGGAGGCGCATTTCGTCCATCGCAACGAGGCCGGCGGGCTCGCCGTGGTCGGCGTGCTGATGGCCGAGGGCAGGCCGAACCCGGCCTTCGCCAAGATCGTCAAGACCATGCCGGCCGCCGAAGGTCCCGCCGTGAAGGCGGATACGACCATCGATCCCCACGCCATGCTGCCCACGAAGCTCAGCTATTTCCGCTATCCCGGCTCGCTGACGACGCCGCCCTGCTCAGAAGTGGTCGAATGGCTGCTGCTGACCAACCCGATCCAGGTGTCGGCCATCGATGTCGCCGCGTTCGCAAAGCTCTACCCGATGAACGCACGCCCGGTGCAGAAGGACAACCGGCGCTACGTGCTGCGGTCGATCTGA
- a CDS encoding helix-turn-helix transcriptional regulator, with amino-acid sequence MVRQAKAQRMLTHDQIWGALDRLAARAGLSPSGLAKRAGLDPTTFNKSKRVTSDGRERWPSTESIAKALAAADSSIDTFARLVADEAGGGRSVPLLGFALAGASGAFDESGLPIGKGWTEFALPAAEDNNSFALQISGEALAPAYRDGDIILVAPRAPIRNGDRVVVKSKAGELTVATLKRRTAKALDLQPLDASQAERRMAASEVGWIARIVWASQ; translated from the coding sequence ATGGTCAGGCAGGCCAAAGCGCAGAGGATGCTCACCCACGACCAGATCTGGGGCGCGCTGGATCGGCTGGCGGCGCGTGCCGGCCTGTCGCCGTCAGGCCTCGCCAAGCGCGCCGGGCTCGATCCCACCACCTTCAACAAGTCCAAGCGCGTCACCTCCGACGGCCGCGAGCGCTGGCCCTCGACCGAATCGATCGCGAAAGCGCTGGCGGCGGCAGATTCCTCGATCGACACCTTTGCAAGGCTGGTCGCCGACGAGGCAGGCGGCGGCCGCTCGGTGCCGCTGCTCGGCTTCGCGCTGGCGGGCGCGAGCGGTGCCTTCGACGAGTCCGGCCTTCCCATCGGCAAGGGCTGGACCGAATTTGCCCTTCCCGCCGCTGAGGACAACAACAGCTTCGCGCTGCAGATTTCCGGCGAAGCGCTTGCGCCCGCCTATCGCGACGGCGACATCATCCTGGTTGCGCCCCGCGCGCCGATCCGCAACGGGGATCGCGTCGTGGTGAAGAGCAAGGCGGGCGAGCTGACGGTGGCGACGCTGAAGCGCCGCACGGCAAAGGCTCTGGATTTGCAGCCGCTCGATGCCTCCCAGGCCGAACGCAGGATGGCGGCGAGCGAGGTCGGCTGGATCGCGCGGATCGTGTGGGCAAGCCAGTGA
- a CDS encoding DUF952 domain-containing protein, whose amino-acid sequence MVKIYKICPASAWREAERQGVYRGSADDSRDGFIHFSTAAQVPETLQKHYVGQRALFLVEVDGDALGSALRWERSRNEELFPHLYGELDLGAVLAVINLNTRSDGGHDVPELAP is encoded by the coding sequence GTGGTCAAGATCTACAAAATCTGTCCGGCCTCGGCCTGGCGCGAGGCGGAGCGGCAGGGTGTCTACCGCGGCAGCGCGGACGATTCGCGCGACGGATTCATCCATTTCTCGACCGCCGCCCAGGTTCCCGAGACCCTGCAGAAGCATTATGTCGGGCAGCGCGCGCTGTTCCTGGTCGAGGTCGACGGCGATGCGCTCGGCAGCGCATTGCGCTGGGAGCGTTCGCGCAATGAGGAACTGTTTCCGCATCTCTATGGCGAGCTCGATCTTGGCGCTGTGCTTGCGGTGATCAACCTCAATACGCGCTCCGACGGCGGTCACGACGTTCCGGAGCTTGCCCCGTGA